In Melitaea cinxia chromosome 11, ilMelCinx1.1, whole genome shotgun sequence, a genomic segment contains:
- the LOC123657692 gene encoding putative carbonic anhydrase 5 produces MHPTVTGGPLKYFYRLEQLHFHWLSEHSINGVKFPMEIHFVHVRSDLEVSEALNKRDGLAILSVFCNVQTELNEDQQKASEEIMQHIPMLLRTGHRISGVLLNLSKLLSPKRNSYFTYLGSLTSPECNEVVVWIIFDNPIYISDAQYRLFGKVGVGRHNFRSQQKINHHQVFQPPDAFITTPKAILIVSDVLKLMTQFFRNVTRFVVKGLKSRL; encoded by the exons ATGCATCCCACTGTAACTGGAGGACCTTTGAAATATTTCTATCGCCTCGAACAACTGCACTTTCATTGGCTTTCAGAACACTCGATAAATGGAGTAAA GTTTCCGATGGAAATTCACTTCGTACACGTTCGGTCCGATCTCGAAGTTTCCGAAGCATTAAATAAGCGGGACGGGCTGGCAATACTCTCAGTGTTTTGCAAT GTTCAAACAGAACTCAACGAAGATCAACAAAAGGCATCCGAAGAAATCATGCAGCACATACCAATGTTGTTGAGAACAGGGCACAGAATCAGCGGagttcttttaaatttaag taagcTGTTGAGTCCAAAGAGGAATTCCTACTTCACATACCTTGGTTCGCTGACGTCTCCGGAGTGCAACGAAGTCGTCGTTTGGATTATTTTTGACAACCCAATATATATTTCTGATGCCcaa TACCGCCTCTTCGGCAAGGTGGGCGTCGGTCGTCACAACTTCAGGAGTCAGCAGAAGATAAACCATCACCAAGTGTTCCAACCACCAGACGCGTTCATCACCACACCTAAAGCGATTCTCATCGTTTCCGACGTTTTGAAACTCATGACACAATTCTTTAGGAATGTTACAAG ATTCGTCGTAAAAGGCCTCAAATCAAGATTATAG
- the LOC123657977 gene encoding FAST kinase domain-containing protein 4, with translation MLKFSGLVIWRLGSRTSLRKYSGPSVTGFKAELSRNVTEKNVDTNSVETKNGPSLVAAAFASLNAPDDENRKPSVKSMKQSRTQQLDSQILRATDIETLLLAAENPVVSRRHALKMVSVLSEWSSSNKVKISDFEKDPRFLKLCRILARTPASQAMSSLTMAEDLSTVLGITGDDEAARLIANLSLPQMIKVMKALQSKGRRSTPLLRALSYNITKQSETIDLKKAADLLFSMASLNFPDPMLLDRLCSDIIESLPANTDKPAVVNSILVSLGLLKYRHEAVLLALTEWIQTHKTICRPSDIASAVVTLATVDYLPSQVEPLLEAALSLEEDEMVKASSWLDLVFSFLILDRAEQRHLISTLKPEFIEKLLSAGEIPIPSRRKLMVIDGYIGLKFPQTTTRLAEDISVGVPIVYTKEKALYIQSIMDTFKSLVSAETFFRKECQSGMGFLYDAEFAVDSKCHPVPLDKAASRKDVYRIAVLGLDYHDFTRKELVPLGINKLYSRLLQLKGLRVLEIPYTEFSPKEKLVTRVQYIEKRLKEIISTS, from the exons atgttGAAGTTTAGCGGTTTAGTAATTTGGAGGTTAGGTTCTCGAACTTCTTTAAGAAAATATTCGGGTCCCAGTGTGACGGGGTTTAAAGCAGAATTATCAAGGAACGTTACAGAGAAAAATGTAGATACTAATTCAGTGGAAACGAAAAATGGTCCAA GTTTAGTCGCAGCAGCATTTGCATCTCTCAATGCTCCAGATGACGAGAATAGAAAACCAAGTGTGAAGTCCATGAAACAAAGTCGTACTCAGCAACTGGACAGTCAAATATTGAGGGCGACTGACATTGAGACTCTCTTGTTAGCTGCTGAGAATCCTGTTGTGTCTAGGAGACATGCACTCAag ATGGTGTCAGTTTTATCTGAATGGTCCAGCAGTAATAAGGTGAAGATATCAGACTTTGAGAAGGATCCAAGGTTTCTCAAGCTATGTCGTATATTAGCCAGGACTCCAGCCAGCCAAGCGATGAGTTCTCTGACAATGGCTGAAGATCTGAGCACTGTTCTCGGTATAACTGGGGACGATGAAGCGGCAAGGTTGATCGCTAATCTATCACTGCCACAGATGAtaaag GTGATGAAAGCTCTCCAATCAAAAGGTAGACGAAGCACGCCGCTGTTGCGTGCTCTGTCTTACAACATTACCAAACAATCGGAAACAATTGATCTCAAGAAGGCCGCCGATCTACTATTCTCTATGGCCTCTTTAAATTTCCCCGATCCAATGTTGTTGGACAGACTAtgcag TGACATCATAGAAAGTCTACCAGCGAACACGGATAAGCCAGCCGTCGTCAACTCCATATTAGTTTCACTTGGATTACTCAAATATAGACACGAAGCAGTTCTACTGGCCTTAACAGAATGGATACAGACCCATAAGACAATCTGTAGACCGAGTGACATTGCTTCTGCGGTAGTGACGCTGGCCACTGTTGACTACTTACCGTCCCAAGTGGAACCACTGCTAGAG GCGGCGTTATCATTAGAAGAAGATGAGATGGTAAAGGCATCCTCTTGGCTCGACCTCGTGTTCTCCTTTCTCATACTGGACCGAGCGGAGCAGCGCCACCTTATATCCACGCTCAAGCCTGAGTTCATAGAAAAGTTGCTGTCTGCTGGTG AAATTCCAATTCCATCTCGACGCAAGTTAATGGTGATAGACGGGTACATAGGGCTTAAATTCCCACAGACGACCACTCGGCTAGCCGAAGATATATCAGTAGGGGTGCCCATAGTTTATACAAAGGAAAAAGCGCTCTACATTCAGAGCATTATGGACACCTTCAAGAGTTTGGTGTCGGCGGAAACGTTTTTTAGGAAGGAATGTCAATCAGGGATGGGATTTTTATATG ATGCCGAATTCGCGGTTGATTCGAAGTGTCATCCAGTACCTTTAGATAAAGCGGCTAGTAGGAAAGA TGTATATAGGATAGCGGTATTGGGTTTGGACTACCACGACTTCACAAGGAAGGAACTCGTCCCTCTCGGTATCAACAAATTGTACAGCCGCCTGTTACAGCTAAAA GGGTTAAGAGTTCTAGAGATTCCATACACGGAGTTCAGTCCTAAAGAAAAGTTGGTGACAAGGGTGCAGTACATCGAGAAACGTCTAAAAGAGATTATTTCTACCAGCTAg